From Mauremys mutica isolate MM-2020 ecotype Southern chromosome 17, ASM2049712v1, whole genome shotgun sequence, one genomic window encodes:
- the LOC123351573 gene encoding glycosylated lysosomal membrane protein, translating to MLRGSWLLLPGLWLLGGVSCLLGAAGGYRRKVTLQAVPGSNSSSANLLHVRAVGRNDTLHYVWSSIGAPTVLLLYTRSESSALRVNWTKLLSASPAGAIWIEPPGSVVYSTAVVFTKVFEYNGANASALSKGQEEPFYPPYDLAGFSWQSVNRTVNQTALTARFQGVDPGRAFGNGTISFQVTAYEQGGRDGPLPRLLHTANSSKVEFIMDKVAPHGNRSRFMLEVVTVEEKGGRKRLQSVRSIDDEYTPTIFEMAQLVSESRNNSIGPSFFQWKTTAYGSREASRENAIRCRYRPLQTANRTLPGPSIAHAYFGEDLGRSHHIAAINISFGGEDGEVYAEKGYLSWSALLGFGTPPKDAFSPLVMAIVAVALGTPVVLLLAGGLVVLFARRKRHSQYEPIN from the exons ATGCTGCGGGGAAGTTGGCTGCTGCTCCCCGGCCTGTGGCTGCTGGGGGGCGTCTCCTGCCTGCTGGGGGCCGCGGGGGGCTATCGCAGGAAG GTGACCCTGCAGGCTGTCCCCGGCTCGAACAGCTCCTCCGCCAACCTCCTGCACGTGCGGGCCGTGGGCCGGAACGACACCCTGCACTACGTGTGGAGCAGCATCGGGGCACCCACCGTGCTGCTGCTCTACACCCGGAGCGAGAGCAGCGCCCTGCGCGTCAACTGGACCAAGCTCCTCTCGGCCTCCCCCGCCGGGGCCATCTGGATCGAGCCACCCGGCAGCGTCGTCTACTCCACCGCTGTTGTCTTCACCAAG GTGTTCGAGTACAACGGGGCCAACGCGTCGGCCCTCTCCAAGGGGCAGGAGGAGCCGTTCTACCCCCCCTACGACCTGGCTGGCTTCTCCTGGCAGAGCGTGAACCGCACCGTGAACCAGACGGCCCTCACGGCCAGGTTCCAGGGGGTGGACCCCGGGAGGGCCTTTGGCAATGGCACCATCTCCTTTCAG GTGACAGCCTACGAGCAGGGTGGCCGGGACGGCCCCCTCCCTCGCCTCCTGCACACCGCCAACAGCTCCAAGGTGGAGTTCATCATGGACAAGGTGGCCCCGCACGGCAACAGGTCTCGCTTCATGCTGGAGGTGGTGACGGTGGAGGAGAAAGGCGGGCGCAAGAGGCTTCAATCTGTGCGGTCCATTGATGATGAGTACACGCCCACCATCTTTGAG ATGGCCCAGCTGGTGTCCGAGTCCCGCAACAACAGCATCGGCCCAAGCTTCTTCCAGTGGAAGACGACGGCATACGGCTCCAGGGAGGCCAGCCGGGAGAACGCCATCCGCTGCCGCTACCGCCCCCTGCAGACAGCCAACCGGACGCTGCCAGGGCCCAGCATCGCGCATGCCTACTTCGGGGAGGACCTGGGCCGCAGCCACCACATCGCCGCCATCAATATCTCCTTCGGCGGCGAGGATGGGGAGGTCTACGCCGAGAAGGGCTACCTGAGCTG GTCTGCCTTGCTCGGCTTCGGCACGCCCCCGAAAGACGCCTTCTCTCCCCTCGTGATGGCCATCGTGGCCGTGGCCCTGGGCACCcctgtggtgctgctgctggcgggaggCCTTGTGGTGCTGTTCGCACGGAGGAAGCGCCATTCCCAGTACGAGCCCATCAACTGA